A window of Bos taurus isolate L1 Dominette 01449 registration number 42190680 breed Hereford chromosome 8, ARS-UCD2.0, whole genome shotgun sequence contains these coding sequences:
- the LOC112447870 gene encoding beta-defensin 43-like, with protein MKVLLSLLGVLALLSIVPQARSLFFQEGCPSGYYNCRMKCNANEYAVKYCADWTICCKEKKKVKEKKKW; from the exons ATGAAGGTCTTGCTTTCCCTCCTCGGGGTTCTTGCCTTACTGTCCATAGTTCCTCAAG ccAGAAGCCTCTTTTTTCAGGAAGGATGTCCTTCAGGATACTATAACTGCAGAATGAAGTGCAATGCTAACGAATACGCAGTTAAATACTGTGCTGACTGGACCATCTGctgcaaagagaagaaaaaagttaaggaaaaaaagaagtggtGA
- the DEFB134 gene encoding beta-defensin 134, whose translation MESPFTVFVFLIFWDTALAGLNPLSSELYRRCHINGTCRLECFGSEMLVAYCMFQLECCLKGNPEP comes from the exons ATGGAGTCTCCCTTCACTGTGTTTGTGTTTCTCATCTTTTGGGATACAGCACTAGCAG gCTTGAATCCATTATCATCAGAATTATACAGAAGATGTCACATAAATGGTACCTGCAGACTTGAGTGCTTTGGAAGTGAAATGCTAGTTGCCTACTGCATGTTTCAGCTGGAGTGCTGTCTCAAAGGAAATCCTGAGCCCTGA